A single genomic interval of Methanofastidiosum sp. harbors:
- a CDS encoding AAA family ATPase, with protein MLIIVTGLPGTGKTTIADALSKEIDAIVFSTDKIRKMIFEKPIYDKEDKRVVYDELFSQAQKYLSIGKNVILDGTFYTKLLREKTKEVGKPFCEKVYFVYCETPENILKERITKRKDKYSDADYNVYLKMKKIFEKFEEDVIVVDTSNSVSDNISIIKKTIYSM; from the coding sequence ATGCTTATTATTGTAACTGGTCTTCCGGGGACAGGGAAAACTACTATTGCTGATGCACTGTCAAAAGAGATAGATGCCATTGTTTTTTCAACTGACAAGATCAGGAAAATGATTTTTGAAAAGCCAATATATGATAAAGAAGATAAAAGAGTAGTATACGATGAACTATTCTCTCAAGCTCAAAAATATTTGTCAATAGGAAAAAATGTCATTCTTGACGGAACCTTTTATACAAAATTATTAAGAGAAAAGACAAAGGAAGTTGGAAAGCCCTTTTGTGAAAAAGTATATTTTGTATATTGTGAAACTCCTGAAAATATTCTAAAGGAAAGAATAACAAAAAGAAAGGACAAATATAGTGACGCAGACTACAATGTATATCTTAAAATGAAGAAAATATTTGAAAAATTTGAAGAAGACGTAATAGTTGTGGATACATCTAATTCAGTGAGCGATAACATATCAATTATCAAGAAAACAATCTATTCAATGTAG
- a CDS encoding nucleotide-binding protein translates to METNRLRNNKIVVILDTNFLLLPGRFNLRIESIEDVIEKKCQILIPTNVISELKKIELTGSDRISKEIALKISERYEKIDFEGSVDRSILEYARKNKCVVATNDMKLKSELRKLQIPVIFLKKGLRLALEGYIE, encoded by the coding sequence ATGGAGACTAATAGGCTACGGAATAATAAAATAGTTGTAATTCTTGATACAAATTTTCTTCTTCTTCCAGGTAGATTTAATCTTAGAATTGAATCAATCGAAGATGTCATCGAGAAAAAATGTCAAATATTGATACCAACTAACGTTATATCTGAACTTAAAAAGATAGAACTTACAGGGTCGGATAGAATCTCTAAAGAAATTGCTCTAAAAATTTCTGAACGTTATGAAAAAATTGACTTTGAAGGTTCAGTTGATAGATCAATATTAGAATATGCTCGAAAAAATAAATGCGTTGTAGCAACAAACGACATGAAATTGAAGTCTGAGTTAAGAAAACTCCAAATCCCTGTTATTTTTCTAAAGAAAGGATTAAGACTTGCTCTTGAGGGCTACATTGAATAG
- a CDS encoding translation initiation factor IF-2 subunit gamma, producing MGQAEVNIGLVGHVDHGKTTLTRALSGVWTDKHSEELRRGITIRLGYADIEFRKCESCEGIEAYTTEKTCSKCGGESKILRKVSFVDAPGHETLMATMLSGAAIMDGAILVIAANEKCPQPQTREHLMALNIVGIKNIVIAQNKIELVSKEKAIENYNQIKDFIKGTVAESAPIIPISAQHKVNIDYLIKSIEDVIKTPKRDPNKPPIMYIARSFDTNRPGTFPEDLKGGILGGSLIQGKLKVGDKIEIRPGFEKVEQNKKVFKPILTEISSLNVSNESVEEALPGGLLGVGTNLDPAVTKSDTLAGSLLGHPEELPKVWENLILEINLLERVVGTEDEIEVDPIRPKEMLLLNVGTAKTIGTTTKVGKVTELVLKLPVCSLVGERVAISRRVGARWRLIGYGIIK from the coding sequence TTGGGACAAGCTGAAGTAAATATAGGTCTTGTAGGGCATGTTGATCACGGTAAAACAACTTTGACACGAGCTCTATCGGGAGTATGGACGGACAAACATAGCGAAGAGCTTAGAAGAGGTATTACTATAAGACTAGGTTATGCAGACATCGAGTTTAGAAAATGTGAATCATGTGAAGGGATAGAAGCCTATACTACTGAAAAGACTTGTTCTAAATGTGGCGGAGAATCTAAAATTTTGAGAAAAGTCTCTTTTGTCGATGCACCTGGACATGAAACCCTAATGGCAACAATGCTTTCAGGCGCAGCAATAATGGATGGGGCAATATTGGTGATTGCAGCAAATGAAAAATGCCCACAACCACAGACAAGAGAACATTTGATGGCCTTAAACATTGTCGGGATTAAGAATATTGTTATCGCACAGAATAAAATAGAGCTTGTTTCTAAGGAAAAAGCAATTGAAAATTATAATCAAATAAAAGATTTTATTAAAGGAACTGTAGCCGAAAGCGCTCCAATTATTCCTATATCTGCTCAACATAAGGTAAATATCGATTACCTGATAAAATCAATTGAAGATGTAATAAAGACTCCAAAAAGAGACCCAAATAAACCACCAATAATGTATATTGCAAGGTCTTTTGATACAAACAGACCTGGAACATTTCCAGAGGACCTCAAAGGAGGAATATTAGGCGGATCGCTTATCCAGGGAAAACTAAAAGTTGGGGATAAAATAGAAATAAGACCTGGATTTGAAAAAGTTGAGCAAAATAAAAAAGTTTTCAAGCCAATATTGACAGAAATATCAAGTTTAAATGTTAGCAATGAATCCGTTGAAGAAGCGCTGCCAGGAGGACTTCTTGGAGTTGGAACGAATCTGGATCCCGCGGTTACAAAATCCGATACACTAGCAGGTAGTTTATTAGGGCATCCTGAAGAGTTGCCAAAAGTATGGGAGAATTTGATCCTTGAAATTAATCTCCTTGAAAGAGTCGTTGGTACAGAGGATGAAATTGAAGTAGACCCTATAAGGCCTAAAGAAATGCTTCTATTAAATGTCGGAACAGCAAAAACAATAGGCACAACGACAAAAGTTGGTAAAGTCACAGAATTGGTATTAAAACTTCCAGTATGTTCTCTAGTTGGTGAGAGAGTAGCCATCAGTAGAAGGGTAGGGGCCAGATGGAGACTAATAGGCTACGGAATAATAAAATAG
- a CDS encoding 30S ribosomal protein S6e, producing MEYKVIVSYQDGKTIQKEVKDKQAESLFGLKIGEQFNGETIGLSGHVLKITGGSDKDGFPMRKDLDGNRRVKLLLSKGVGFNPIEHGERRKKRVRGNTIDEDTVQINTKVIKPEKYENPEEKKAEEAPEESKS from the coding sequence ATGGAATACAAAGTTATTGTTTCTTACCAAGATGGTAAAACTATTCAAAAAGAAGTTAAGGATAAACAGGCAGAATCCCTCTTTGGTTTAAAAATTGGTGAACAGTTTAATGGTGAGACGATAGGACTTTCTGGCCATGTATTAAAGATTACAGGAGGATCCGATAAAGACGGATTCCCAATGAGGAAAGACCTCGATGGTAACAGAAGAGTAAAACTTCTGCTTTCCAAGGGTGTTGGCTTTAATCCAATAGAACACGGCGAGAGAAGAAAAAAGAGAGTTAGGGGAAACACCATAGACGAAGACACTGTCCAAATTAACACCAAAGTAATTAAGCCTGAAAAATACGAAAATCCTGAAGAAAAGAAAGCAGAAGAAGCACCAGAAGAATCAAAGTCTTAA
- a CDS encoding HAD family hydrolase gives MEKQLARYDLFLFDMDGTLVKFKLDFEHLKRVTRKILEDNGIFLEIKGSLIETLKELRPVFAKEEDYAEFVAGIENIIVQHEIEASEKAEAFPHSKDLLDILKSKGKNIGIITRNSKVAAIKTLEVSGLIEYIDVIVTREDVVKVKPDPGHVEIAIKYLKRKPENTVVIGDHKYDIDSGKRAGCFTIGILSGVSSEELLNQADLIVSSLDEIISFL, from the coding sequence ATGGAGAAACAACTCGCTCGCTATGATCTTTTTCTATTCGACATGGACGGTACTTTAGTAAAATTTAAACTTGATTTTGAACATCTAAAAAGAGTTACAAGAAAAATTCTAGAAGATAATGGCATTTTTCTAGAGATTAAAGGGTCTTTAATTGAAACATTAAAAGAATTAAGGCCTGTATTTGCCAAAGAAGAAGATTATGCTGAATTTGTTGCGGGAATTGAAAATATTATAGTCCAGCATGAGATTGAAGCATCGGAGAAAGCCGAAGCTTTTCCTCATTCTAAAGATTTACTAGATATATTAAAATCAAAAGGAAAGAATATAGGGATTATTACACGAAACAGTAAAGTTGCAGCTATTAAGACTCTAGAAGTTTCTGGATTAATTGAATATATAGACGTTATAGTTACTAGAGAGGATGTTGTAAAAGTTAAGCCAGATCCTGGACATGTAGAAATTGCCATCAAATATCTAAAAAGAAAGCCGGAGAACACAGTTGTTATTGGGGATCATAAGTATGATATAGATTCTGGCAAAAGAGCAGGATGTTTTACTATAGGGATACTTTCAGGTGTATCCTCAGAAGAACTTCTAAATCAAGCAGACCTTATTGTCTCTTCATTAGATGAAATAATTTCATTTTTATAG
- a CDS encoding UPF0147 family protein: MPEENIKGIVEYLNEFVNEDNSVPRNIRRAAKEAADRLLDTSEPVQSRAHAAVELLDEISNDPNMPMHTRTILWEVLSELEKI, from the coding sequence ATGCCTGAAGAAAATATTAAAGGTATAGTCGAGTACTTAAACGAATTTGTTAACGAAGACAACAGTGTTCCTAGGAATATAAGAAGAGCTGCAAAAGAAGCTGCAGATAGACTACTTGACACTTCTGAACCTGTCCAATCAAGAGCACATGCTGCAGTTGAACTTTTGGACGAGATTTCGAATGACCCAAACATGCCAATGCATACGAGAACTATTCTATGGGAAGTTTTAAGCGAATTAGAAAAGATTTAA
- a CDS encoding Kae1-associated kinase Bud32: protein MILKKGAEADLYLEDFKDVFGFDFYDEKVVTKKRVKKNYRIKEIDDMIRGFRTVKEAKIINKAKLSGVHSPALYLVDLKEKSIVMEYIDGIRLKEYFSSKGLDKEIGFHIGKSVGYMHKAGIVHGDLTTSNMILSNGKVYFIDFGLSEESEEIEKQGIDIHLLRQALESTHFDISEELFRAVLEGYSNVIGNEKKDEILQRIEQIEKRGRYRKRD, encoded by the coding sequence TTGATTCTAAAAAAAGGTGCAGAAGCAGATCTTTATCTTGAAGATTTCAAGGATGTATTCGGATTTGACTTTTATGATGAGAAGGTCGTCACTAAAAAAAGAGTAAAGAAAAATTACAGAATCAAAGAAATTGATGATATGATCCGGGGATTTAGAACTGTAAAAGAGGCAAAGATAATCAATAAAGCAAAACTCTCTGGAGTACATTCTCCAGCACTATACCTTGTCGACTTGAAAGAAAAAAGCATCGTGATGGAGTATATAGACGGAATTCGATTAAAAGAATATTTTTCTTCAAAAGGACTGGACAAAGAAATAGGATTCCACATCGGCAAATCAGTTGGCTATATGCACAAAGCAGGGATAGTCCATGGAGATCTCACAACATCAAACATGATATTAAGTAATGGAAAAGTGTATTTCATTGACTTTGGTTTATCGGAGGAATCAGAAGAAATTGAGAAACAGGGGATAGATATACACCTTTTAAGGCAGGCTTTAGAAAGCACTCATTTTGATATCTCTGAGGAACTATTTAGGGCAGTACTTGAAGGATATTCAAATGTGATTGGAAACGAAAAAAAGGATGAAATCCTTCAAAGAATCGAACAAATAGAAAAGAGGGGAAGATATAGAAAAAGAGATTAA
- a CDS encoding threonylcarbamoyl-AMP synthase, which yields MVIDDIQKAVEIIKEGGVIVYPTDTCYGMGCDATNSQAIEKIFRIKGREQDKPLPLIASSIEMIGKYVFLEERAIKLFNAFPGISVALRKKGNAIPDIVNKEKLAFRIPANEVSRRLSELSDKPIISTSANRSGDPSPYSIEEVKFSLKNSLEEINLFIDIGVLDKNPPSTIVDLVDGVVGRIGNVKERQIMDVLGGKL from the coding sequence TTGGTTATAGATGACATCCAAAAGGCTGTAGAAATTATAAAGGAAGGAGGGGTCATTGTATACCCAACTGATACCTGCTATGGAATGGGCTGTGATGCTACTAATTCTCAGGCGATTGAAAAAATATTTAGGATAAAAGGTAGAGAACAAGACAAACCACTCCCACTGATAGCTTCTTCAATTGAGATGATAGGAAAATATGTTTTTCTGGAAGAAAGAGCAATAAAATTATTCAATGCTTTTCCAGGAATATCAGTAGCCCTCAGAAAAAAAGGAAATGCCATACCTGACATCGTAAACAAAGAAAAACTTGCATTTAGAATACCTGCAAATGAGGTATCAAGAAGATTATCTGAATTGTCAGATAAACCTATCATCTCCACAAGTGCGAATAGATCTGGGGATCCATCTCCCTACTCAATCGAAGAAGTAAAATTTAGTCTCAAAAACTCTTTAGAAGAAATTAACCTATTTATCGACATTGGAGTCCTTGATAAAAATCCTCCCTCAACTATAGTTGATTTAGTTGATGGTGTGGTGGGGCGAATAGGCAATGTAAAAGAAAGACAAATAATGGATGTGCTAGGTGGTAAGCTTTGA
- a CDS encoding bifunctional N(6)-L-threonylcarbamoyladenine synthase/serine/threonine protein kinase, with amino-acid sequence MISLGIEGTAHTLGIGIVSEESVLSNVTDSYCSDGGIHPREAADHHASVIGKVMEKSLSEARIKKEDIDLISFSMGPGLGPCLRIVASAARSLSINLNVPIIGVNHCVAHVEIGRFITGAKDPVTLYVSGGNTQILAYAEGKYRVFGETLDVGIGNMQDTFGRELGIGFPCGRQIDELSSKGQKYLQLPYTIKGMDFSFSGLLTESIKKLKTNNQEDVTFSLMETTYSLVVEASERAMSHTEKNELLLTGGVASSKRLKEMCNTMCLEREAKLFVPSPALCRDNGAMIAYQGLIEWISGKRMEIKDTIIKQKWRTDEVEVNWL; translated from the coding sequence ATGATATCTCTTGGGATAGAGGGTACAGCACATACTCTTGGGATTGGGATAGTTTCTGAAGAAAGTGTACTATCCAATGTTACTGATTCTTATTGCTCAGATGGAGGAATTCATCCTAGAGAAGCAGCAGACCACCATGCCAGTGTAATAGGAAAGGTAATGGAGAAATCTTTATCCGAAGCAAGAATCAAAAAAGAAGATATTGATTTAATCTCTTTTTCAATGGGGCCTGGTCTTGGGCCATGTCTTAGAATTGTTGCAAGTGCTGCAAGATCTCTATCGATTAATCTAAATGTTCCTATAATTGGTGTTAATCACTGTGTTGCCCATGTGGAAATTGGCAGATTTATTACAGGAGCAAAGGATCCAGTTACCCTTTATGTTTCTGGAGGAAATACTCAGATACTTGCGTATGCAGAGGGAAAATACAGAGTATTTGGAGAAACTCTTGATGTTGGCATAGGCAATATGCAGGATACTTTTGGCAGAGAATTGGGGATAGGATTTCCCTGCGGTAGACAGATAGATGAACTTTCCAGTAAAGGACAAAAATATTTACAGTTGCCATATACTATAAAAGGTATGGATTTTTCTTTTTCAGGGCTTTTGACAGAGTCGATCAAAAAATTAAAAACTAATAACCAAGAAGATGTTACTTTTTCCCTTATGGAAACTACATATTCTTTGGTAGTTGAAGCATCTGAGCGGGCAATGTCCCACACTGAAAAAAATGAATTATTATTGACTGGAGGAGTTGCATCTTCTAAAAGATTAAAAGAAATGTGCAACACTATGTGTTTAGAAAGAGAGGCTAAACTTTTTGTTCCGTCTCCGGCCTTATGTCGGGATAACGGAGCAATGATAGCCTACCAAGGATTAATAGAATGGATTAGTGGCAAGAGAATGGAAATTAAGGACACCATAATAAAGCAAAAATGGAGAACAGACGAGGTGGAGGTTAATTGGTTATAG
- a CDS encoding metal-dependent transcriptional regulator → MVNTTETEEDYLKAILNITEGKGFARTKDVAKALGVRPATTVEMLKKLEEKGLIKREHYGPTVLTEKGTKIANITLKKHKVLLDFFTMILVPEEEAEKDACDMEHSLSKITNEQLIKFMAFLSHEGFFEIWAKKFKDFSTSGKLKPIKVSEDEYYYDLASQNMK, encoded by the coding sequence ATGGTCAACACTACTGAGACAGAAGAAGATTATCTAAAAGCCATATTGAATATTACAGAGGGCAAAGGTTTTGCAAGAACGAAAGACGTCGCAAAGGCATTAGGCGTAAGACCTGCAACTACAGTTGAAATGCTAAAAAAACTTGAAGAAAAGGGTTTAATAAAAAGAGAACATTACGGACCAACAGTTTTAACGGAAAAAGGAACCAAAATAGCAAATATTACACTTAAAAAACACAAAGTTCTTCTTGATTTTTTTACGATGATACTAGTGCCGGAAGAAGAAGCCGAAAAAGATGCATGTGATATGGAACACAGTCTAAGCAAGATAACAAATGAGCAGCTTATTAAATTCATGGCATTTTTATCGCATGAAGGGTTCTTTGAGATTTGGGCAAAAAAGTTCAAGGACTTCTCCACAAGCGGTAAATTAAAACCTATTAAGGTCTCTGAAGATGAATATTATTACGATTTGGCGTCCCAAAATATGAAATAA
- a CDS encoding ribonuclease VapC produces MKFILDASAFIGGFLPEEDEYLTVYEVIDEVEDSQSKERLSYFLNSGKIQIKEPNPEIVKEVINKAKETGDNLSLTDIKLIALALELDSTIISEDYGIQNISSILKVKYKSIRESGIKNVIHWEYYCIGCKKIYQKDKKTCQDCGSIIKRWPKNKKH; encoded by the coding sequence GTGAAGTTCATACTCGACGCATCGGCTTTTATAGGTGGTTTTTTACCCGAAGAAGATGAGTATTTAACCGTCTATGAGGTAATTGATGAAGTTGAAGATAGTCAATCCAAAGAAAGATTATCTTATTTCTTAAATTCTGGAAAAATCCAGATAAAAGAACCAAATCCAGAAATTGTAAAAGAGGTAATTAATAAAGCCAAAGAAACAGGAGACAATCTGTCTTTGACTGATATTAAACTAATTGCACTTGCACTTGAGTTGGATTCTACGATTATCTCTGAAGACTATGGGATACAGAATATTTCTTCTATTTTGAAAGTTAAATACAAATCGATTAGAGAATCTGGAATAAAAAACGTAATCCATTGGGAATATTATTGCATTGGCTGCAAGAAAATATATCAAAAGGATAAAAAAACGTGTCAAGACTGCGGAAGTATAATAAAAAGATGGCCTAAAAATAAAAAACATTAA
- a CDS encoding NAD(+)/NADH kinase codes for MRVGIISRTDREKALEISRKISEILKGKHEIYFDEILKKHFPNNNYSKKAGDIDLLISVGGDGTILKSVRRYQDTLILGVNMGTIGYLNEISPEEINSILDIIENHKIEERSMISCTIGNKIVEALNDIVIRTEVATRVSQVKVQISDQEYIISGDGVIITTSTGSTAYSYSAGGPIIKSNSQEFGITPICPLYRKASPMVYPDHETVIVTALDRPCTIVADGFPQGTMKSGDKIEIKKSILKARFVKK; via the coding sequence TTGAGAGTAGGAATAATCTCCAGAACAGATCGAGAAAAAGCATTAGAGATATCTCGGAAAATATCAGAGATCTTGAAAGGAAAACATGAAATCTATTTTGATGAAATATTAAAAAAACACTTCCCTAACAATAATTATTCAAAAAAAGCTGGCGACATAGATTTATTGATATCTGTCGGAGGTGACGGGACGATATTAAAGTCTGTCAGACGATATCAGGATACATTAATACTAGGAGTGAATATGGGTACAATTGGGTACTTAAATGAGATATCGCCTGAAGAAATAAATTCTATACTAGATATAATTGAAAATCACAAAATTGAAGAACGTTCTATGATTTCTTGTACGATAGGTAATAAGATTGTAGAGGCTTTAAATGACATTGTAATAAGGACAGAAGTTGCCACAAGAGTGTCCCAGGTCAAAGTACAGATTTCTGACCAAGAGTATATTATCTCAGGCGATGGAGTTATTATTACGACCTCAACAGGATCCACCGCGTACTCTTATTCTGCAGGAGGGCCAATAATAAAATCCAATTCTCAGGAATTTGGCATTACACCTATTTGTCCTCTATACCGTAAAGCAAGTCCAATGGTATACCCAGACCACGAAACTGTCATTGTCACTGCATTAGACAGGCCATGCACTATCGTAGCAGATGGATTTCCGCAAGGCACGATGAAATCCGGCGATAAGATAGAAATCAAAAAGAGTATTCTTAAAGCTAGATTTGTAAAGAAGTGA
- a CDS encoding helix-turn-helix domain-containing protein, with product MATLDDVLHVISTDDDKAKIVAMELANDNGRRIIDAFFIEPHSAGDLAKKLGIPMPTVMFHIERLMEIGIIDVVDTKLSRKFKDIKYYGPKKTAILIVPSQKEETVRTLSNSLKTSYIPAPTALLVMFLVVILGIGFSAPGIIQTFQSNQPKAMSEGLGVSEELRQMDYEKDNIATIQVVEPKNNPLTPLTYTLIGGAASILLILILLRRKGR from the coding sequence ATGGCAACTTTGGATGATGTGTTACATGTTATATCCACAGATGATGATAAAGCAAAGATTGTTGCCATGGAGCTAGCTAATGATAATGGGAGGCGAATAATAGACGCTTTTTTTATTGAGCCACATTCAGCTGGTGATTTAGCAAAGAAGTTGGGTATTCCAATGCCTACTGTGATGTTCCATATAGAAAGATTGATGGAAATAGGAATTATAGATGTAGTTGATACAAAACTTTCAAGAAAATTTAAAGATATTAAGTATTATGGCCCTAAAAAAACTGCTATCCTTATAGTTCCTTCTCAGAAAGAAGAAACTGTAAGAACTCTCTCAAACAGCCTTAAAACTTCTTATATTCCTGCGCCCACAGCATTGTTAGTGATGTTTCTCGTTGTTATTCTCGGCATAGGGTTTAGTGCTCCGGGTATTATTCAAACCTTTCAGTCAAATCAGCCCAAAGCTATGTCCGAGGGTTTAGGAGTTAGTGAAGAACTAAGGCAAATGGATTATGAAAAAGATAATATAGCCACAATTCAAGTGGTGGAGCCTAAAAATAATCCACTCACACCTCTAACCTACACATTAATTGGTGGTGCGGCTTCAATATTATTAATACTAATACTATTAAGAAGAAAAGGTAGATGA
- a CDS encoding TOBE domain-containing protein: MAISARNNMEGIIKEIKKGEVAATVKVEVTKPSIITSMITREAVEALGLKEGQKVKVVIKSTEVMIALD, from the coding sequence ATGGCAATTAGTGCAAGAAATAATATGGAAGGAATTATTAAAGAAATAAAAAAGGGAGAAGTTGCAGCCACAGTTAAAGTAGAAGTTACAAAACCATCCATAATTACTTCAATGATTACAAGAGAAGCTGTTGAAGCTTTAGGATTAAAAGAAGGGCAAAAAGTTAAGGTGGTAATCAAATCAACTGAAGTAATGATCGCTTTGGATTAA
- a CDS encoding tetratricopeptide repeat protein yields the protein MNIEGGSFTLWEEFYNASIRLLKMEKYVEAKRLAKKSLNEAIDVYGSSHSTSGMSLFLLGLISQYKAEFAESEVFYEKALSIFERVFSAKDIVVLNVLQNLAFVYQSQGKYPEAEQLYKRVLKLKEEDYGKENSQLIPILCSLANLLKEMKKFDESEELYTRGLQILIHQYGPDHPQIGDIYVNLHNIYSILNKREEDKQLYNFLKKHSDYF from the coding sequence ATGAATATTGAAGGCGGAAGTTTTACACTTTGGGAAGAGTTCTACAATGCTTCTATTAGGTTATTGAAGATGGAAAAATATGTAGAAGCAAAGAGACTTGCAAAAAAATCACTTAACGAAGCTATAGATGTCTACGGTTCCTCGCACTCGACTTCAGGTATGAGTCTTTTTTTGCTAGGGCTCATTTCACAATACAAAGCAGAATTTGCCGAATCAGAAGTCTTTTATGAAAAAGCTCTTTCAATATTTGAAAGAGTGTTTTCCGCAAAGGATATAGTAGTTTTAAACGTCTTGCAAAACCTTGCATTTGTTTACCAATCTCAAGGTAAGTATCCCGAAGCAGAACAGCTTTATAAAAGAGTGCTGAAACTCAAGGAAGAAGATTATGGAAAAGAAAATTCTCAGCTGATCCCTATACTCTGCTCACTTGCAAATCTCCTAAAAGAGATGAAAAAATTCGATGAATCAGAAGAACTTTATACAAGAGGGCTACAAATTTTAATACATCAATACGGGCCCGATCATCCTCAAATTGGGGACATATATGTAAATCTTCACAACATATATTCAATCCTAAATAAGAGGGAGGAAGACAAACAACTTTACAACTTTTTAAAAAAACACTCAGATTATTTCTAA
- a CDS encoding ferredoxin yields MKVIIKEGCTRCGVCFKECPEVFVPDPEGMAIISEEFQGDNEFEGEIDQSMAQCAKSAENICPADIISIEE; encoded by the coding sequence ATGAAGGTGATTATCAAAGAAGGATGTACAAGATGCGGAGTTTGTTTCAAAGAATGTCCTGAAGTATTCGTTCCTGATCCTGAAGGAATGGCAATTATTTCAGAGGAATTTCAAGGAGATAATGAATTTGAAGGGGAGATTGACCAAAGTATGGCTCAATGTGCAAAATCTGCAGAAAACATTTGCCCTGCCGACATAATCTCTATCGAAGAATAA
- the wtpA gene encoding tungstate ABC transporter substrate-binding protein WtpA, giving the protein MVALTLGCTAPEPKTISVFHAGSLAQPFQAVEKNFETANKNVDAQLEGAGSVDTIRKVTDLGKEADVIGSADYKLIPQMMYPDYADWYIVFATNEIVLCYTDKSKYANEINADNWYEVIQRPDVLWGFGNPNIDPCGYRTVMTIKLADLAYNKPVFDELLGSHTTITAKEENGIYKITTPESLNPDTKYVTIRDKSEDLVSMTLAGGIDYAFEYRSVAEQNKLDYVELPPSINLKDVKYDSTYAKIHVTISNGKTQIAAPIAYGITVPKNAPNKDLGIKYAEQVINESGQKIFKEMGQPPTVPALGSGNVPEQLKKYVEMID; this is encoded by the coding sequence ATGGTGGCTTTAACCTTGGGATGTACAGCACCAGAGCCTAAGACAATAAGCGTATTCCACGCTGGAAGTTTGGCTCAGCCATTCCAAGCTGTTGAAAAGAACTTTGAAACGGCAAATAAGAACGTAGATGCACAATTAGAAGGTGCTGGTAGTGTAGACACTATCAGAAAAGTAACTGATTTGGGAAAGGAAGCAGATGTCATTGGATCTGCTGATTACAAACTGATACCTCAAATGATGTATCCAGATTATGCTGACTGGTACATTGTTTTTGCTACAAATGAGATTGTACTTTGTTACACTGATAAGAGTAAATATGCAAACGAAATTAATGCTGATAACTGGTACGAAGTAATACAGAGACCTGATGTTCTATGGGGATTTGGAAATCCAAATATAGACCCCTGTGGATACAGAACAGTGATGACAATAAAACTTGCCGATCTTGCATATAATAAACCAGTATTCGATGAATTACTTGGATCACATACAACCATTACTGCAAAAGAAGAAAATGGAATTTACAAAATAACAACGCCTGAAAGCTTGAATCCAGATACAAAATATGTCACTATAAGAGACAAATCTGAAGATTTAGTTTCTATGACTCTTGCTGGTGGAATTGACTATGCATTTGAATACAGATCAGTCGCAGAACAGAACAAATTAGACTATGTTGAACTACCTCCTTCAATAAATCTAAAGGATGTAAAGTATGATTCAACTTATGCTAAAATCCATGTGACCATATCTAATGGAAAAACACAAATAGCCGCACCTATAGCATACGGAATTACAGTTCCGAAAAATGCACCAAACAAAGATTTGGGAATTAAATACGCTGAACAAGTTATAAACGAAAGCGGACAGAAAATTTTCAAAGAGATGGGGCAGCCACCCACAGTTCCTGCATTAGGATCAGGTAATGTTCCAGAACAATTGAAAAAATATGTAGAAATGATCGATTAA